A DNA window from Primulina tabacum isolate GXHZ01 chromosome 12, ASM2559414v2, whole genome shotgun sequence contains the following coding sequences:
- the LOC142520209 gene encoding uncharacterized protein LOC142520209: MVQPAEEEVWRVFVDGASNLSGCGVGVVIVAPSGEKIKFALRIDSWVTNNEAEYEAVLSGLQAAQEVGASQVIIYSDSQLVAQQIKGAYGTKDEKMLKYLKLITARAATFTDWSIEQIPRKENGEADNLAKLATSISEISTREIMCFTRLMLSVDEASPTQMNSWMTLLIEYIVQAKLPSDRAQALKIKKQAPRFTLLNNIHYRRSYQGPLLKCVSESEVEYIIREIHEGCCGEHLGGMALSRKAILAGFWWPRMNQDTARLVQKCQGCQYHSNFHHRPAASMQPTSTSCPFDQWGLDIVGPFPIARAQKKFLLVAVDYFSKWIEAEPLAKITEEEDVRFLWKNIVCRYGIPRKLISDNGRQFQGKKITSWCQEMKIIQSFTSVAYPQANGQTEVNNRIIVQALKARLHGKEAVLPVEIGQSSTRIESYPNDNDQSRAVELDLVEERRDRAAIRMEAYRSRVMKSYNKHVRSRDFQVGDLVMKKVKPVGDVGKLEARWEGPFKIVRRVGSGATYYLGDSRGNLLKRPWNAFHLKKYYV, translated from the exons ATGGTCCAGCCAGCAGAAGAAGAGGTATGGAGAGTTTTTGTTGATGGCGCTTCAAATCTATCCGGATGCGGAGTTGGAGTGGTCATAGTTGCCCCATCTGGAGAGAAGATCAAATTTGCCCTAAGAATTGATTCCTGGGTCACAAATAATGAGGCTGAGTATGAAGCTGTTCTGTCAGGATTGCAGGCCGCCCAGGAAGTTGGGGCCTCCCAAGTGATTATTTATTCTGATTCTCAGTTGGTGGCACAACAAATTAAAGGTGCTTACGGGACCAAAGATGAAAAAATGCTCAAGTACCTGAAACTTATCACAGCCCGGGCTGCCACTTTTACCGACTGGAGCATTGAACAAATCCCCCGGAAAGAGAATGGGGAAGCTGATAATCTCGCCAAGTTGGCCACCTCTATATCCGAAATAAGCACCCGGGAAATCATGTGTTTCACCCGGTTGATGCTATCTGTTGATGAAGCATCGCCTACTCAAATGAATTCATGGATGACTCTCCTGATTGAATATATAGTCCAAGCCAAGCTTCCAAGTGATCGGGCTCAAGCTTTAAAGATAAAGAAACAAGCACCCAGGTTCACTCTCTTGAATAATATTCATTACAGGCGGTCATATCAGGGTCCTCTACTTAAATGTGTTTCAGAAAGTGAGGTAGAATATATCATCCGGGAAATTCATGAAGGATGCTGTGGAGAACACCTTGGAGGGATGGCCCTATCTCGGAAGGCCATATTAGCTGGATTTTGGTGGCCCCGGATGAATCAAGACACTGCCCGACTTGTTCAAAAATGTCAAGGTTGTCAATACCATTCTAATTTTCATCATCGCCCCGCTGCAAGCATGCAACCAACCTCCACGTCGTGCCCCTTTGACCAATGGGGTCTAGATATCGTGGGTCCTTTCCCTATAGCCCGAGCACAGAAAAAGTTCCTTCTTGTGGCTGTGGATTATTtctccaaatggatagaggccgAGCCATTAGCCAAGATTACTGAGGAAGAAGACGTGAGATTTCTCTggaagaacattgtttgcagaTATGGCATCCCGAGGAAATTAATTTCAGATAATGGGAGgcaattccagggaaagaaaATCACCTCATGGTGTCAAGAAATGAAGATTATTCAGTCCTTCACCTCAGTAGCTTACCCTCAAGCTAATGGCCAGACTGAGGTAAATAATAGAATCATTGTGCAAGCATTGAAAGCCCGGCTCCATGGAAAGG AAGCAGTCCTACCTGTGGAGATTGGGCAATCTTCTACTCGGATAGAATCTTATCCGAACGACAATGATCAGTCCCGGGCCGTTGAACTCGATTTAGTTGAAGAAAGGAGAGACCGGGCAGccattcgaatggaagcttacCGCAGCCGGGTAATGAAATCTTACAATAAGCATGTTCGATCACGAGATTTCCAGGTTGGGGACTTGGTTATGAAAAAGGTCAAACCAGTAGGCGATGTGGGAAAATTGGAAGCAAGGTGGGAAGGACCCTTCAAGATAGTTCGAAGAGTCGGCTCGGGGGCAACTTATTATCTCGGAGATTCTCGAGGAAACCTTCTAAAAAGACCATGGAATGCCTTTCATTTAAAGAAGTATTATGTTTAA